One window of the Dryobates pubescens isolate bDryPub1 chromosome 13, bDryPub1.pri, whole genome shotgun sequence genome contains the following:
- the STRIT1 gene encoding sarcoplasmic/endoplasmic reticulum calcium ATPase regulator DWORF codes for MAEPAHGPLSRLLVPLLLAVGWIVGCALMVYIVFS; via the exons ATGGCAGAGCCAG CCCATGGCCCTCTCTCACGTCTCCTGGTTCCTCTGCTTCTGGCAGTTGGCTGGATAGTGGGATGTGCCCTGATGGTTTACATTGTCTTCTCCTGA